A section of the Pygocentrus nattereri isolate fPygNat1 chromosome 18, fPygNat1.pri, whole genome shotgun sequence genome encodes:
- the lin54 gene encoding protein lin-54 homolog: MDVVSPDLNSILPDEIMDTEAIAMEEDPPNEPSSSSTLSETEPAQVPMETEVPEIVGLCPATTPTQKTQALTTSTTTDSTLCSNSSGTQLLVTSSSSSGLKPLTTSTTQSSSPVVGQTLPKLSAPITLPANHQLILNKVAVSPAADGKPPGTAVLKQEGQKLLVTGLSKTGQPLVLALPHTWSKPATSQGTGDGKAQTTQFKVVTAGARTDLKPVIGVQAVSSASQLLGSSTPLQAQQLKTVQFTKKTPVSTAGPMITKLIITKALNNKGLTSQAAVQAPVVTGRVLSQTTPSTPPRSIAVGESVSTVPQSISSSSSKVAISPLKSPSKLTVVSVASQSPNSPQKPVALPLNVALGQQILAVQQTSTTSPVKVGTSQSTAQAVKPVQTVAVGGVGQPQFKTIIPLATQPNVQQIQVPGSRFHYVRLVTATTGGNTPQTASPSTNTNPAIQPAKPMMMNTAAVRMSVPIVPAQTVKQVVPKPMTSATQVVTTSQTQQRLIMPATPLPQIQPNLTNLPPGTVLAPAPGAGSMGYAVLPAQYVTQLPQSAFVTLASSSGFSTPTSIQTQARLPLNGLSASDTTSRPRKPCNCTKSQCLKLYCDCFANGEFCNNCNCVNCFNNLDHESERLKAIKACLDRNPVAFKPKIGKGKEGESDRRHSKGCNCKKSGCLKNYCECYEAKIMCSSICKCVGCKNFEESPERKTLMHLADAAEVRVQQQTAAKTKLSSQISDLLTRTTPAITSGGGKLPYTFVTKEVAEATCDCLLEQAEKAELTNQPQALAERLILEEFGRCLRRIISFASKAKTDCSINC, encoded by the exons ATGGATGTGGTGTCGCCTGATCTGAACAGTATCCTCCCTGATGAGATCATGGACACCGAGGCCATTGCCATGGAGGAGGACCCCCCCAACGAaccctcttcctcctccacctTGTCAGAGACTGAGCCAGCTCAGGTTCCTATGGAAACAGAGGTGCCTGAAATTGTAGGCTTGTGTCCTGCTACCACGCCGACACAGAAGACACAAGCTCTGACCACGTCCACCACCACAGACTCCACTCTGTGCAGCAACAGCTCTGGGACGCAGCTTCTTGTgacctcctcttcctcttctggCCTTAAGCCTCTTACCACCTCCACAACCCAGTCCAGCAGTCCTGTGGTGGGTCAGACCCTACCCAAGCTCTCTGCCCCTATAACGCTCCCAGCCAACCACCAGCTCATCCTCAACAAAGTGGCCGTCTCCCCGGCTGCAGATGGCAAGCCTCCAGGCACAGCTGTCCTCAAGCAGGAAGGCCAGAAACTCTTGGTCACTGGCCTTAGTAAGACAGGCCAGCCACTTGTGCTGGCTTTGCCTCACACGTGGAGCAAGCCTGCCACATCTCAGGGCACGGGGGACGGCAAGGCTCAGACGACACAGTTTAAAGTGGTGACAGCTGGGGCAAGAACAGACCTGAAGCCTGTGATTGGAGTGCAGGCAGTGAGCTCTGCCAGCCAGCTGCTGGGGTCCTCCACACCTCTACAGGCCCAGCAACTCAAGACTGTTCAG TTTACAAAAAAGACACCAGTCTCCACAGCAGGACCCATGATAACGAAGCTGATCATCACAAAAGCTTTGAACAACAAGGGGCTGACGAGTCAGGCTGCGGTGCAGGCTCCTGTTGTCACag ggagGGTCCTTTCACAGACCACACCATCGACTCCTCCGCGTAGCATTGCTGTCGGAGAATCGGTCAGTACAGTGCCACAGAGcatctccagcagcagcagtaaagtTGCCATTTCTCCCCTCAAATCTCCCAGCAAG CTGACAGTGGTTTCAGTGGCCAGCCAGTCTCCGAACTCTCCTCAGAAGCCGGTGGCACTGCCTCTGAATGTGGCTCTGGGCCAGCAGATCCTCGCTGTCCAGCAGACTTCTACAACCTCCCCGGTAAAAGTAGGAACCAGCCAGTCCACTGCCCAG GCAGTGAAGCCAGTGCAGACAGTGGCAGTAGGTGGGGTTGGCCAGCCACAGTTTAAAACTATCATACCCCTGGCCACACAACCCAATGTGCAGCAAATCCAGGTTCCTGGCAGCCGCTTCCATTATGTGCGACTGGTTACAGCAACCACAGGGGGCAACACACCACAGACAGCCAGCCCCAGCACTAACACCAACCCTGCAATCCAGCCAG CCAAGCCTATGATGATGAACACTGCTGCAGTGAGGATGTCTGTTCCCATAGTCCCAGCACAGACAGTCAAACAG GTAGTGCCAAAGCCCATGACCTCCGCAACCCAGGTGGTGACCACCAGCCAGACACAGCAGCGACTCATTATGCCAGCTACCCCACTGCCTCAGATACAGCCCAACCTGACAAACCTGCCCCCAGGCACCGTGCTGGCCCCAGCCCCGGGTGCTGGGAGCATGGGCTATGCTGTGCTGCCAGCCCAATATGTCACACAG ctccCACAGTCGGCATTTGTGACTTTGGCCAGCAGCTCAGGTTTCTCCACCCCCACCTCCATTCAGACCCAGGCCAGGCTTCCTCTCAACGG TTTATCAGCATCAGATACAACTTCAAGACCACGAAAGCCTTGCAACTGCACCAAGTCACAGTGCTTAAAACT GTATTGTGACTGCTTTGCAAATGGGGAATTTTGTAACAACTGCAACTGTGTAAATTGCTTCAACAATCTTGACCATGAGAGTGAACGGCTGAAAGCCATTAAG GCTTGTTTGGACAGAAACCCAGTGGCTTTCAAGCCCAAGATTGGCAAAGGAAAAGAAGGAGAATCAGACCGAAGACACAGCAAAGGCTGCAACTGCAAAAAGTCTGGCTGTCTGAAGAACTATTGCGAGTGCTATGAG GCAAAGATCATGTGCTCCTCAATCTGTAAGTGCGTGGGCTGTAAAAACTTTGAGGAGAGTCCAGAGAGAAAGACTTTGatgcatttggctgatgctgcAGAAGTGCGGGTGCAGCAACAGACTGCTGCTAAGACCAAGCTGTCTTCTCAGATATCAGACCTGCTTACCAGAACCACACCGGCCATCACCAGCGGAGGGGGAAA